Proteins encoded within one genomic window of Spirulina major PCC 6313:
- a CDS encoding putative 2-dehydropantoate 2-reductase: protein MTRYAVVGTGAIGGYYGGRLQRAGHAVHFLARSDYDHLQTQGLRVDSVYGDFHLPTVQVYDDPMQMPPCEVVLIALKATQNQQLAKILPPLLAPDTTILVLQNGLGAEVELAAQFPQNPIVGGLCFICSNKVGPGHICHLDYEKVAIAQYGPDYTPCGITPELEHIYGDFDHAGIEIVMQPSLLQSRWEKLVWNIPYNGLSVVLDAQTNVLMEHPPTRQLVEDLMDEVAIAAAACDCRITPKFQQQMLAHTEAMTPYLTSMKLDYEAGRPLEVDAIVGNPLRWATARGAILPKIAMLYQQLQFCDQRDRRL from the coding sequence ATGACACGCTATGCTGTGGTGGGCACAGGGGCGATCGGCGGGTATTATGGCGGCCGGTTGCAGCGGGCGGGCCATGCGGTGCATTTTCTCGCCCGGAGTGATTATGACCATCTCCAAACCCAAGGCCTGCGGGTGGATTCGGTCTATGGCGATTTTCATCTGCCGACGGTGCAGGTGTATGATGACCCGATGCAGATGCCGCCCTGTGAGGTGGTGTTAATCGCCCTCAAAGCGACGCAAAATCAACAGCTAGCTAAGATCCTCCCGCCGTTATTGGCTCCAGATACAACAATTTTAGTGCTGCAAAATGGCCTTGGGGCTGAGGTGGAATTGGCGGCCCAATTTCCCCAAAATCCGATTGTGGGGGGGCTGTGTTTTATCTGTTCTAACAAGGTGGGGCCGGGGCATATTTGCCATTTGGACTATGAGAAAGTGGCGATCGCTCAATACGGCCCCGACTATACCCCCTGTGGGATCACACCAGAGCTAGAACATATCTATGGTGATTTTGACCACGCCGGGATTGAAATCGTCATGCAGCCGAGTTTGCTACAAAGTCGTTGGGAAAAGCTGGTGTGGAATATTCCCTATAACGGCCTGTCGGTGGTGTTGGATGCCCAAACCAATGTACTGATGGAGCATCCCCCGACACGCCAACTGGTGGAAGACTTGATGGATGAAGTAGCGATCGCCGCCGCCGCCTGTGATTGCAGGATTACCCCCAAATTTCAGCAACAAATGCTCGCCCACACGGAAGCAATGACCCCCTATCTGACGAGTATGAAACTGGATTACGAAGCGGGGCGACCCCTGGAAGTGGACGCGATCGTCGGCAATCCCCTCCGTTGGGCCACGGCACGGGGCGCGATCCTCCCGAAAATCGCGATGCTTTACCAACAATTGCAATTTTGCGATCAGCGCGATCGCCGCCTTTAA
- the lspA gene encoding signal peptidase II — translation MTLRHSLLKHRAFWLMALLGLALDQVTKYWVMHHFQQIGETIPLMPGIFHFTYVVNTGAAFSLFAGGADWLRWLSLLVSLGLMAYAWWGPKMATLEQVGYGLILSGALGNGICRFLYRHVVDFLDFRWINFPVFNLADVFINIGIICLLYLSFRPPVEQPRL, via the coding sequence ATGACTCTTCGCCATTCTTTGCTCAAACACCGCGCCTTCTGGCTCATGGCACTGTTGGGGCTGGCATTGGATCAAGTGACAAAATATTGGGTGATGCACCATTTTCAGCAAATTGGTGAGACGATTCCCCTCATGCCGGGAATTTTTCACTTTACCTATGTGGTGAATACCGGGGCGGCCTTTAGCCTGTTTGCCGGGGGGGCGGATTGGTTGCGGTGGTTGTCGTTGCTGGTGAGTTTGGGGCTGATGGCCTATGCCTGGTGGGGGCCGAAAATGGCGACCTTAGAACAAGTGGGCTATGGGTTGATCCTGTCGGGGGCGTTGGGAAACGGGATTTGCCGCTTTTTGTATCGCCATGTGGTGGATTTTCTCGATTTTCGGTGGATTAATTTTCCGGTGTTTAATCTGGCGGATGTCTTCATTAATATAGGAATTATTTGTCTGCTTTATCTGTCGTTTCGTCCCCCTGTCGAGCAGCCGCGCCTATGA
- a CDS encoding NAD+ synthase encodes MKLAIAQLNPTIGDLSGNARQILTAAQGAIAQGADLLLTPELSLCGYPPRDLLLKPGFITAMHHEVQTLAQQLPPQLTVLIGVVERNAQATTTGQKPLFNSIALVSGGTVQRLFPKRLLPTYDVFDEDRYFEPGLKPNLFTLNGLKIGVTICEDLWNDDQFWGKRLYASDPIAELAAWGVDLIVNLSASPYRVGVQSVREAMLSHAAQRFSVPIFYVNQVGGNDDLVFDGQSVGVDATGQILYRAAAFAPDLLMLTDLTPPTPRPIAPRLEPAAELWGALVLGVRDYVRKCGFARVVLGLSGGIDSALVAAIAAAALGPENVLGVLMPSPYSSDHSLTDAIALAENLGIEHQTIAIQSAMTAFDQLLDPLFAGTEFGVAEENLQSRIRGNVLMAIANKFGHLLLSTGNKSEMAVGYCTLYGDMNGGLAVIADVPKTQVFKLCHWLNRDRDLIPPNILTKPPSAELKPGQVDQDSLPPYDVLDDILARYVENHDAIANIIAAGHDPAVVETVVRLVTRAEFKRRQAPPGLKMTDRAFGTGWRMPIACRHG; translated from the coding sequence ATGAAACTTGCGATCGCTCAACTCAACCCCACCATCGGCGACCTCAGCGGCAACGCCCGCCAAATTCTCACCGCTGCCCAAGGCGCGATCGCCCAAGGTGCAGACCTCCTCCTCACCCCTGAACTCTCCCTCTGTGGCTATCCCCCCCGCGATCTCCTCCTCAAACCGGGGTTCATCACCGCCATGCACCACGAAGTCCAAACCCTCGCCCAACAACTCCCGCCCCAACTCACGGTGTTAATCGGGGTCGTCGAACGCAACGCCCAAGCCACCACCACCGGTCAAAAACCCCTGTTTAACAGCATTGCCCTCGTCTCCGGCGGCACGGTGCAGCGTCTCTTTCCCAAACGCCTATTACCCACCTATGATGTATTTGACGAAGACCGTTATTTTGAACCCGGTCTGAAACCCAACCTCTTCACCCTCAACGGCTTGAAGATTGGGGTCACGATCTGCGAAGACCTTTGGAATGATGATCAGTTTTGGGGGAAACGCCTCTACGCCAGCGACCCAATCGCAGAACTGGCGGCATGGGGAGTGGATTTGATCGTCAATTTGTCAGCCTCGCCCTACCGGGTGGGGGTGCAGTCGGTGCGGGAAGCGATGCTCAGCCACGCCGCCCAACGGTTTAGCGTGCCGATTTTCTATGTGAATCAGGTGGGGGGCAATGATGATCTGGTGTTTGATGGCCAGAGTGTGGGGGTGGATGCGACCGGCCAAATCCTCTATCGAGCGGCGGCCTTTGCCCCGGATCTGCTCATGCTGACCGACCTTACACCTCCCACGCCCCGCCCGATCGCGCCCCGTCTCGAACCGGCGGCGGAACTCTGGGGGGCGTTGGTGTTGGGGGTGCGGGACTACGTGCGCAAATGTGGGTTTGCGCGGGTGGTGTTGGGCTTGAGTGGGGGGATTGATTCGGCGTTGGTGGCGGCGATCGCGGCCGCAGCCCTGGGCCCAGAAAATGTCCTGGGGGTGTTGATGCCGTCCCCCTACAGTTCCGATCATTCCCTCACTGATGCGATCGCCCTCGCGGAAAATCTCGGCATTGAACACCAAACGATCGCGATTCAATCGGCCATGACGGCCTTTGATCAACTGCTCGATCCCCTCTTTGCCGGTACGGAATTTGGGGTGGCGGAGGAAAATTTACAGTCTCGGATTCGGGGCAATGTGTTGATGGCGATCGCTAATAAATTTGGCCATCTCCTCCTCTCCACGGGGAATAAATCGGAAATGGCTGTGGGCTATTGCACCCTCTACGGCGACATGAACGGCGGTTTGGCCGTGATTGCCGATGTGCCCAAAACCCAAGTGTTTAAACTCTGCCATTGGCTCAACCGCGATCGCGACCTGATCCCCCCTAACATCCTCACCAAACCCCCCAGCGCCGAACTCAAACCCGGCCAAGTGGATCAAGATTCCCTCCCCCCCTACGATGTTTTGGACGATATTTTGGCGCGGTATGTGGAAAACCATGACGCGATCGCCAACATCATCGCCGCCGGCCATGATCCCGCCGTGGTGGAAACCGTCGTGCGCCTCGTTACCCGCGCCGAATTCAAACGCCGCCAAGCCCCACCGGGCCTGAAAATGACCGATCGCGCCTTTGGTACGGGTTGGCGAATGCCCATCGCCTGCCGGCATGGGTAA
- a CDS encoding BMP family ABC transporter substrate-binding protein: MQPPKQFPFSRRQVLRGLLATTAFGLTAKFGTGCTPAQEGGDEGDEAASGGGSEELVIGFLYVGPKDDFGYNQAHAEGAAAIAELPGVKIVEQASVPETSEVEEAMRSMIEIDGATVLFPTSFGYFDPHILKLAEEFPDVQFLHAGGLYTDDMPDNIGSYFGYIDEAQYVAGIVAGLTTESNKLGFVAAKPIPQVLRNINGFTLGAKSVNPDVTTQVIFTGDWAEPVKEAEAVNSMADQGIDVVTCHVDSPKVVIETAERRGMYSSGYHADQSALAPEGYLTGAEWDWTSIYTQYVEWLKEGKTLMNGDIPHIVRGGLESGFWKLSDFGPAVSDEAKAQAEEVKAMFADSSMVIYTGEIQDNTGEVKIPAGEELEQTAVELETMDWLVEGVDGSVEG; this comes from the coding sequence ATGCAACCCCCAAAACAATTCCCGTTTTCACGCCGCCAAGTGCTGCGTGGTTTGCTGGCCACCACCGCCTTTGGCCTCACCGCTAAATTTGGTACTGGCTGCACCCCTGCTCAGGAGGGCGGTGATGAGGGTGATGAGGCGGCCAGTGGTGGCGGCAGCGAAGAGTTGGTGATTGGGTTTCTCTATGTGGGGCCCAAGGATGACTTTGGCTATAACCAAGCCCACGCAGAAGGGGCAGCGGCGATCGCAGAATTGCCCGGCGTGAAGATCGTCGAACAAGCCAGCGTCCCCGAAACCAGCGAAGTGGAAGAAGCGATGCGCAGCATGATCGAAATCGACGGCGCAACGGTGCTGTTTCCCACCTCCTTCGGCTACTTTGACCCCCACATTTTGAAACTAGCCGAAGAATTCCCCGACGTTCAATTCCTCCATGCTGGCGGTCTCTATACCGACGATATGCCCGACAACATCGGCAGCTATTTCGGCTACATCGACGAAGCCCAATATGTGGCGGGCATCGTGGCCGGCCTAACTACCGAAAGTAATAAACTCGGCTTTGTCGCCGCCAAACCCATCCCCCAAGTCTTGCGGAATATCAATGGGTTTACCCTCGGCGCGAAAAGCGTCAATCCTGACGTGACCACCCAGGTCATCTTTACCGGGGATTGGGCCGAGCCAGTGAAAGAAGCCGAAGCCGTTAACAGCATGGCCGACCAAGGAATTGATGTCGTCACCTGCCATGTGGACAGCCCGAAGGTGGTGATCGAAACCGCCGAACGGCGCGGTATGTATAGCAGTGGCTATCATGCCGACCAGTCAGCCCTCGCACCGGAAGGCTACCTCACCGGGGCGGAATGGGATTGGACTTCGATTTACACCCAATATGTGGAATGGCTCAAGGAGGGTAAAACCTTGATGAACGGCGACATTCCCCACATTGTCCGGGGGGGCTTGGAATCCGGATTCTGGAAGCTCTCCGACTTTGGCCCGGCTGTCAGTGATGAAGCCAAAGCCCAAGCCGAAGAAGTCAAGGCGATGTTTGCCGATAGTTCGATGGTGATTTATACCGGCGAAATCCAGGACAACACCGGCGAGGTGAAAATCCCGGCCGGGGAAGAGTTGGAGCAAACCGCCGTAGAACTAGAGACGATGGATTGGCTCGTCGAAGGTGTGGATGGCAGTGTCGAAGGCTAG
- a CDS encoding M16 family metallopeptidase — protein sequence MRQRFFFLGRQAIWLKRLLLVCGSLLMVVLSAPTVAAATAQHYTDLDFPPLRAVELPDYERYTLPNGIVVYLVEDHELPLVDGQALFRTGDRLEPSDKVGLASITGAVMRNGGTTEHSPDEINEFLEQRAAAIETGIDSSSGSASFSSLSEDLEPVFDLFAEVLQHPAFREDKLALEKQQWQGAIARRNDNPDDIARREFDKHIYGPDHPYARTVEYTNLDNIERADLIQFYQQSFRPEQMLLGIVGDFDPAVMKAKIAAAFGDWQPATMASLPELPAVEQVNLGNLFFIEQPQLTQSYIYVGHLGGELSDPDYPALSVMNGVLNGFGGRLFNEVRSRQGLAYSVYGFWSPRYDYPGLFIAGGQTRSDATVPFITALQTEINTIRTTLVSDPELAYAKESILNSFVFNFQSPSQLISRLMRYEYYGYPMDFIFSYQDAVKRTTAQDILQAAQTHLNPEQLTMLIVGNSAAIDPPLDTLGETVQTVDITIPQPQNS from the coding sequence ATGCGTCAACGATTTTTCTTTCTCGGTCGGCAAGCGATTTGGCTGAAACGACTACTCCTCGTCTGCGGTTCCCTGCTGATGGTTGTCCTCTCTGCTCCCACGGTGGCCGCTGCCACGGCCCAACATTATACGGATCTGGATTTTCCACCGCTGCGAGCGGTGGAACTGCCGGACTATGAACGCTACACCCTCCCCAATGGCATTGTGGTCTATCTTGTTGAAGACCATGAATTGCCCCTCGTGGATGGTCAGGCCCTGTTCCGGACAGGCGATCGCCTCGAACCCAGCGATAAAGTGGGCCTCGCGAGCATCACCGGAGCCGTCATGCGCAACGGTGGCACGACGGAGCATAGCCCCGATGAAATCAATGAATTTCTCGAACAGCGGGCCGCTGCGATTGAAACGGGGATTGATTCTTCCTCCGGCAGCGCCAGTTTTAGCAGCCTCAGTGAAGACCTCGAACCCGTGTTTGATCTGTTCGCCGAAGTGCTTCAGCATCCCGCCTTTCGAGAGGATAAACTCGCCCTCGAAAAGCAACAATGGCAAGGGGCGATCGCCCGTCGTAACGATAACCCTGACGATATTGCTCGCCGGGAATTTGACAAACACATCTACGGCCCGGATCATCCCTACGCCCGCACCGTTGAATACACCAACCTCGACAATATTGAGCGGGCTGATTTAATCCAGTTCTATCAACAATCGTTCCGCCCGGAACAGATGCTCCTGGGGATTGTGGGGGATTTTGACCCAGCGGTGATGAAAGCGAAGATCGCCGCAGCCTTTGGGGATTGGCAGCCCGCAACGATGGCTAGTCTGCCGGAGTTGCCCGCTGTGGAGCAGGTCAATCTGGGGAATCTCTTTTTTATCGAGCAGCCCCAACTGACCCAGAGTTATATCTACGTGGGGCATTTGGGCGGCGAATTGAGCGACCCCGACTATCCGGCATTGAGTGTGATGAATGGCGTGTTAAATGGTTTTGGGGGCCGGTTGTTTAATGAGGTGCGATCGCGCCAAGGCCTCGCCTATTCCGTCTATGGGTTTTGGAGTCCCCGCTATGACTATCCGGGCCTGTTCATTGCCGGGGGTCAAACCCGCTCTGATGCCACTGTCCCCTTTATTACCGCCCTCCAAACGGAAATCAACACCATTCGCACCACCCTCGTTTCCGATCCGGAACTCGCCTACGCCAAAGAATCAATTTTGAATTCCTTTGTGTTTAATTTTCAATCCCCATCACAACTGATTTCTCGGTTGATGCGGTACGAATATTATGGCTACCCGATGGACTTCATCTTCAGCTACCAAGACGCGGTCAAACGTACCACGGCCCAGGACATTCTCCAAGCCGCCCAAACTCATCTCAACCCGGAGCAACTCACGATGTTAATTGTCGGGAATTCGGCCGCCATTGATCCCCCCTTGGACACCCTCGGCGAAACCGTGCAAACTGTCGATATCACCATCCCCCAACCCCAAAACTCTTAA
- a CDS encoding transglycosylase domain-containing protein, protein MSTNPLTQFVTQLVQQVNTALALKPGARVPELWVQTAEEEQAAVHQLVGDRYLLGRSSRASDIVVRNPVVSQLHLSLSRDPEHPRQFILKDEKSTNGIYIGRRRLKSLMLRHGDVLTLGPPELANGVRLQYHNPPPQWVRGLQYALYGVGGLTGLVTLGILVEWSKIPVYPLPSGVEGPVMVYSRDQTPLRQLPTRSHQELDRLRDFSPYLPDAVIASEDSRYYWHLGVDPLGILRAVIVNLQRQGIAQGASTVTQQLARSLYPDYVGRDNTAGRKIREAIVALKLETFYSKDELLRTYLNRVYLGVGSYGFEDAAQFYFDKSAADLTLVEAASLVAILPAPNAYNPVQDYDTAVQLRDRIIERMAQMGMISQDEANQARRSRIEVSPTAEETLSNTIAPYFYSYIFTELRERLGESLAREGNFIVETGLDIDKQEAAEAALTTAVEQSGGRVGFSQGAIVTLDSSTGTILALVGGLDFAASQFNRATSAQRQPGSTFKLFAYAAALDQGISAGKAYDCSPVTWQGQRYRGCERSSGAINMYRGMAQSENAVAIRVAQDVGLDGLIAMARRLGIQSELRSSPGLVLGESETNVLEMTGAYGAIANNGQWNRPHAITRVLDSGDCVDPNDPQTCRVIYDASQDRTGQRQAISTPIAQTLTTFLQGVIQGGTGSRAAIGYGEAGKTGTTDNAVDLWFIGYVPGRNLTTGIWLGNDDNSPTRGSSSNAAQLWRDYMGKIVP, encoded by the coding sequence ATGAGCACGAATCCCCTGACGCAATTTGTCACCCAACTCGTCCAACAGGTGAATACGGCCTTGGCGTTGAAGCCGGGGGCGCGGGTGCCGGAGCTTTGGGTGCAGACGGCGGAGGAGGAACAGGCGGCGGTGCATCAGTTGGTGGGCGATCGCTACCTCCTCGGCCGTAGTTCCCGCGCCAGTGATATTGTGGTGCGCAATCCAGTGGTCAGCCAGTTACACCTCTCCCTGAGCCGCGATCCGGAACATCCCCGCCAGTTCATCCTCAAAGACGAAAAATCCACCAACGGCATCTACATCGGGCGGCGGCGGCTGAAATCCCTGATGTTGCGCCATGGGGATGTGTTGACCCTGGGGCCGCCGGAATTGGCCAACGGAGTCCGGTTGCAATACCACAACCCGCCGCCGCAATGGGTGCGCGGCCTGCAATACGCCCTCTATGGGGTGGGGGGGCTGACGGGGTTGGTGACGTTGGGGATCTTGGTGGAATGGTCGAAAATTCCGGTCTATCCGCTGCCGTCGGGGGTGGAAGGGCCGGTGATGGTTTATTCCCGCGATCAAACCCCCCTGCGCCAACTGCCGACGCGATCGCACCAAGAACTCGACCGCCTGCGGGACTTTTCCCCCTATCTCCCCGATGCGGTGATCGCCTCGGAAGATAGCCGCTACTACTGGCATTTGGGCGTTGATCCCCTCGGTATCCTGCGGGCGGTGATTGTCAACCTGCAACGGCAGGGCATCGCCCAGGGCGCGAGTACAGTAACGCAGCAGTTGGCGCGGAGTTTGTACCCGGACTATGTGGGGCGGGACAATACGGCGGGGCGCAAAATTCGCGAAGCGATCGTCGCCCTCAAGCTCGAAACCTTTTACAGCAAAGATGAATTGCTGCGCACCTATTTAAACCGGGTGTATTTAGGGGTGGGGAGTTATGGGTTTGAGGATGCGGCGCAGTTTTATTTTGATAAGTCGGCGGCGGATTTAACCCTGGTCGAAGCGGCTTCCCTCGTGGCGATTCTCCCGGCTCCCAATGCCTATAACCCGGTGCAGGATTACGATACGGCGGTGCAGTTGCGCGATCGCATCATCGAACGGATGGCGCAAATGGGGATGATTTCCCAAGACGAAGCGAACCAGGCGCGGCGATCGCGCATTGAAGTCAGCCCCACGGCGGAGGAAACCCTCAGCAATACGATCGCCCCCTATTTCTACAGCTACATCTTCACCGAACTCCGCGAACGCCTGGGGGAGAGCCTGGCCCGGGAAGGTAACTTCATCGTTGAAACGGGCCTCGACATTGATAAGCAAGAAGCTGCCGAAGCCGCCTTAACAACCGCCGTTGAACAAAGCGGGGGCCGCGTCGGGTTTAGCCAAGGTGCGATCGTCACCCTCGACAGCAGCACCGGAACAATTCTCGCCCTTGTCGGGGGGCTAGACTTCGCCGCCAGCCAGTTTAACCGCGCCACGTCCGCCCAACGTCAACCCGGCTCCACCTTTAAACTCTTTGCCTATGCTGCCGCTTTGGATCAAGGCATCTCAGCGGGAAAGGCCTATGATTGCAGTCCGGTCACCTGGCAGGGGCAACGCTATCGGGGCTGTGAACGGAGCAGCGGCGCGATTAATATGTATCGGGGCATGGCGCAATCGGAAAATGCGGTGGCGATTCGGGTGGCGCAGGATGTGGGCCTCGATGGGTTGATTGCGATGGCGCGGCGGTTGGGGATTCAGTCCGAGTTGCGATCGTCGCCGGGGTTGGTGTTGGGGGAAAGTGAAACGAATGTTTTGGAAATGACGGGGGCCTATGGAGCGATCGCCAACAATGGCCAATGGAACCGCCCCCACGCCATCACCCGCGTTCTCGATAGCGGCGATTGCGTTGATCCCAACGATCCCCAAACCTGCCGCGTCATCTACGATGCGAGCCAAGACCGCACCGGCCAGCGGCAAGCCATTAGCACCCCCATCGCCCAAACCTTAACCACCTTCCTCCAGGGCGTGATCCAAGGCGGTACGGGGAGTCGAGCCGCGATCGGCTACGGCGAAGCGGGGAAAACCGGCACCACAGATAACGCCGTTGACCTCTGGTTTATCGGCTATGTCCCCGGCCGTAACCTCACCACCGGTATCTGGCTCGGCAACGATGACAACAGCCCCACCCGTGGCAGCAGCAGCAATGCCGCCCAACTCTGGCGCGACTACATGGGCAAAATCGTCCCCTAG
- a CDS encoding M16 family metallopeptidase, which yields MPVMRSHPRIQPLATCLGLVMLLWCLFTTSAAAQTPSASMQPYLDRVKANITEFTLDNGLKFIVLERHDAPVVSFATYADVGGVDEPDGQTGVAHFLEHLAFKGTTKIGTRDYAAEVKLLDELDRLHAEIKAAQGDDTTPAQTVAALQAKFETLQGKAGELAIQNQFGQIVEQAGGVGLNAATSADYTIYTYSLPSNKLELWMSLESERFLDPVFREFFKEQQVILEERRWRTDNSPVGQMVEAFLDAAYTVHPYGRPVIGYNEDIRNLTRQNVHDFFETYYVPNNLTIAIVGDVQPRRVKQLAQTYFGRYPSRPEAPEVTVVEPPQTEPRSVTLKLESEPWYLEGYHRPNLMHPDSMAYDLMAAILSDGRTSRLYKSLVQEQQVALSAAGFGGFPGDKYPNMLLFYAMTAPGQDVETVATALHGEIERLRTEPVTAQELERVKNQAKAGLLRSLDSNSGMSRLLSEYDGKTGNWRNVFRYLDAIDTVTPAQIQRIAQETFVPENKTIGKILNQNTPN from the coding sequence ATGCCTGTGATGCGATCGCACCCTCGAATTCAACCCCTTGCCACCTGCCTGGGCTTGGTGATGCTCCTCTGGTGTCTCTTCACCACCAGCGCCGCCGCCCAAACCCCTAGCGCCTCAATGCAGCCCTACCTCGACCGGGTGAAAGCCAACATCACCGAATTCACCTTAGACAATGGCTTAAAATTCATTGTCCTTGAGCGGCACGATGCCCCGGTGGTGTCCTTCGCCACCTATGCCGATGTGGGGGGCGTGGATGAGCCGGACGGCCAAACCGGCGTGGCTCACTTTTTAGAACATTTGGCCTTCAAAGGCACAACGAAGATCGGCACGCGTGACTACGCTGCCGAAGTGAAATTACTCGATGAACTGGATCGCCTCCATGCCGAGATCAAAGCGGCCCAAGGCGACGACACCACCCCCGCTCAAACCGTTGCAGCACTCCAGGCTAAATTTGAGACGCTGCAAGGGAAAGCGGGGGAACTGGCGATCCAAAATCAATTTGGGCAAATTGTGGAGCAGGCCGGTGGCGTGGGTCTCAATGCGGCCACCTCAGCGGACTATACGATCTACACCTACAGCCTGCCCTCCAATAAGCTGGAATTGTGGATGTCCCTAGAATCAGAGCGATTTTTAGATCCGGTGTTTCGGGAATTTTTTAAAGAACAGCAAGTGATCCTCGAAGAGCGGCGCTGGCGCACGGACAATTCCCCGGTGGGTCAGATGGTTGAGGCGTTTCTCGATGCCGCCTATACTGTCCATCCCTACGGCCGCCCGGTGATTGGCTACAACGAAGACATCCGCAATTTAACGCGGCAAAATGTCCACGACTTTTTTGAAACCTATTATGTGCCGAATAATTTGACCATTGCGATCGTCGGGGATGTGCAGCCGCGTCGGGTCAAACAGTTGGCACAAACCTATTTTGGCCGCTATCCGAGCCGGCCGGAGGCCCCGGAAGTGACGGTGGTGGAACCGCCCCAAACGGAACCTCGGAGCGTCACCCTCAAGCTGGAGTCTGAACCCTGGTATCTCGAAGGCTATCACCGTCCCAACTTGATGCACCCCGATAGCATGGCCTACGACTTGATGGCGGCGATCTTGAGTGATGGTCGCACGTCGCGGCTCTATAAATCCCTGGTGCAAGAGCAGCAGGTTGCGCTCTCAGCGGCGGGCTTTGGCGGCTTTCCGGGGGATAAGTACCCGAATATGTTGCTGTTTTATGCGATGACGGCTCCGGGCCAGGATGTGGAAACGGTGGCGACGGCGCTCCATGGTGAGATTGAGCGGTTAAGGACGGAGCCGGTGACAGCCCAGGAGTTGGAACGGGTGAAGAATCAGGCGAAGGCGGGATTGTTGCGATCGCTCGATTCCAACAGCGGGATGTCGCGCCTGCTGTCGGAATATGACGGCAAAACCGGCAATTGGCGCAATGTGTTCCGCTATCTAGATGCGATCGACACCGTTACCCCCGCCCAAATTCAACGCATTGCCCAGGAAACCTTTGTCCCAGAAAACAAAACCATTGGGAAAATTCTCAACCAAAACACCCCTAACTAA
- the hslO gene encoding Hsp33 family molecular chaperone HslO codes for MADQLIRATAADGGIRAVGVISTRLTEDARQRHTLSYVATAALGRAMASGLLLASSMKQPGSRVNLRVRSDGPLGGLLVDAGLDGSVRGYVIHPAVEIPPNARGKLDVGGAIGNGFLYVVRDVGYGYPYSSTVELVSGEIGDDVAHYLLTSEQTPSALLVGVFVGAEGVTAAGGLLLQVLPKVARDDSLVELLESRIGAIQGFTPLLQAGKTLPDILDSLLGDLGLQIFPEVQMVRYQCDCSFDRALGALKLFGVPELKDMIEKDKGAEATCHFCGEVYQADVAHLNQLIADLETELG; via the coding sequence ATGGCAGACCAACTCATTCGCGCCACCGCCGCCGACGGAGGAATCCGCGCCGTGGGCGTGATTAGCACCCGTTTAACTGAAGACGCTCGTCAACGCCACACCCTGTCCTATGTCGCCACCGCCGCCCTCGGACGAGCCATGGCCTCCGGTTTACTCCTCGCCTCAAGCATGAAGCAGCCCGGCTCGCGGGTGAATTTACGGGTGCGCAGTGATGGCCCCCTGGGCGGTCTCCTCGTGGATGCGGGGCTAGACGGAAGCGTGCGGGGCTATGTGATTCACCCAGCGGTGGAAATTCCCCCTAATGCACGGGGTAAGTTGGATGTGGGGGGCGCGATCGGCAACGGCTTTCTCTACGTCGTGCGCGATGTGGGCTACGGCTACCCCTATTCCAGCACCGTGGAATTGGTATCGGGGGAAATTGGCGATGATGTGGCCCATTACCTCCTCACCTCAGAACAAACCCCATCGGCGTTATTAGTAGGGGTGTTTGTCGGGGCGGAGGGTGTGACGGCGGCGGGGGGGTTGCTGTTGCAAGTGCTGCCCAAGGTCGCCCGTGATGATTCTTTAGTAGAACTGCTCGAAAGTCGGATCGGAGCCATCCAAGGGTTTACCCCTCTATTGCAGGCTGGCAAAACCCTACCGGATATTTTGGACAGTCTACTCGGCGATCTCGGCCTCCAGATTTTCCCGGAAGTGCAGATGGTGCGCTACCAATGCGACTGCTCCTTTGATCGGGCCTTGGGGGCGTTGAAACTGTTCGGCGTGCCGGAACTCAAAGACATGATCGAAAAAGACAAAGGAGCCGAAGCCACCTGCCATTTTTGCGGTGAAGTGTATCAAGCCGATGTGGCGCATCTCAACCAACTGATCGCCGATTTAGAGACAGAGTTAGGCTAA